A genomic region of Pseudomonas migulae contains the following coding sequences:
- a CDS encoding CoA-transferase subunit beta: protein MTYTTNEMMTVAAARRLKNGSVCFVGIGLPSKAANLARLTSSPDVVLIYESGPIGAKPSVLPLSIGDGELAETADTVVPTGEIFRYWLQGGRIDVGFLGAAQVDRFGNINTTVVGDYHAPKVRLPGAGGAPEIAGSAKSVLIILKQSARSFVDKLDFITSVGHGEGGDSRKRLGLPGAGPVGIITDLCIMEPEAGTHEFVVTALHPGVTREQVVAATGWAIRFADTVENTAEPTEVELKALRDLEARTAAAHGQAPGEA, encoded by the coding sequence ATGACTTACACCACCAATGAAATGATGACTGTCGCCGCTGCTCGCCGATTGAAGAACGGTTCGGTGTGCTTCGTCGGTATCGGCCTGCCGTCGAAAGCGGCCAACCTGGCGCGGCTGACTTCTTCGCCGGATGTAGTCCTGATCTACGAATCGGGTCCGATTGGTGCCAAGCCGAGCGTACTGCCACTGTCGATCGGTGACGGGGAGCTGGCGGAAACCGCTGACACCGTCGTTCCGACCGGTGAGATTTTTCGCTACTGGCTGCAGGGCGGGCGCATCGACGTCGGTTTCCTCGGCGCCGCGCAAGTCGACCGCTTCGGCAACATCAACACCACCGTGGTCGGTGATTACCACGCCCCGAAAGTCCGTCTGCCGGGTGCCGGTGGAGCGCCGGAGATTGCTGGCTCGGCCAAAAGCGTTCTGATTATCCTCAAGCAATCGGCGCGCTCCTTCGTCGACAAACTCGACTTCATTACTTCGGTCGGCCATGGCGAGGGCGGTGATTCGCGCAAACGTCTGGGCCTGCCGGGCGCTGGTCCGGTCGGTATCATCACCGACCTGTGCATCATGGAACCGGAAGCAGGCACCCATGAATTCGTGGTCACCGCGCTGCACCCGGGCGTGACCCGCGAACAAGTTGTCGCTGCCACCGGTTGGGCAATTCGCTTTGCTGACACCGTGGAAAACACTGCCGAGCCGACCGAAGTCGAACTGAAAGCGCTCAGGGATCTGGAAGCCCGCACCGCCGCCGCCCACGGCCAAGCACCCGGAGAAGCGTGA
- the pcaF gene encoding 3-oxoadipyl-CoA thiolase, whose product MMRDVYICDAIRTPIGRFGGGLSAVRADDLAAVPIKALMERNPSVDWNAVDEVFLGCANQAGEDNRNVARMALLLAGLPETIPGVTLNRLCASGMDAIGTAFRAIASGEMELAIAGGVESMSRAPFVMGKADAAFSRNMKLEDTTIGWRFINPLMKAQYGVDAMPQTADNVADDYEVSRVDQDAFALRSQQRTAAAQAAGFFAEEIVEVRIAHKKGETVVSQDEHPRADTSLETLAKLKPVNGPDKTVTAGNASGVNDGAAALILASAEAVKKHGLTARAKVLGMASAGVAPRVMGIGPVPAVRKLTERLGLAVSDFDVIELNEAFASQGLAVLRELGLADDAAQVNPNGGAIALGHPLGMSGARLVLTALHQLEKSGGKKGLATMCVGVGQGLALAIERV is encoded by the coding sequence GTGATGCGTGACGTTTATATCTGCGACGCGATTCGCACCCCCATCGGCCGTTTCGGCGGTGGCCTGTCGGCGGTTCGCGCCGACGACCTGGCCGCCGTGCCGATCAAGGCGTTGATGGAACGCAACCCGTCGGTGGACTGGAACGCGGTGGACGAGGTGTTCCTCGGCTGCGCCAACCAGGCCGGCGAAGACAACCGTAACGTGGCGCGCATGGCGCTGCTGTTGGCGGGCCTGCCGGAAACCATTCCGGGCGTGACCCTCAATCGCCTCTGTGCTTCGGGCATGGATGCCATCGGCACCGCGTTCCGCGCCATCGCCAGCGGCGAAATGGAGCTGGCGATTGCCGGCGGCGTCGAGTCGATGTCCCGCGCGCCGTTCGTGATGGGCAAGGCGGATGCGGCGTTCTCGCGCAACATGAAGCTGGAAGACACCACCATCGGCTGGCGCTTCATCAACCCGTTGATGAAAGCCCAATACGGTGTGGATGCGATGCCGCAGACCGCCGACAACGTGGCGGACGATTACGAAGTGTCCCGCGTGGATCAGGACGCTTTCGCCCTGCGCAGTCAGCAGCGGACAGCCGCCGCGCAGGCGGCAGGATTTTTCGCTGAAGAAATCGTTGAAGTGCGCATTGCCCACAAGAAAGGTGAAACCGTCGTCAGCCAGGACGAACATCCGCGCGCCGACACCAGCCTGGAAACCCTGGCCAAACTGAAACCGGTCAATGGTCCCGACAAAACCGTGACGGCCGGCAATGCGTCGGGCGTGAACGACGGTGCCGCAGCGCTGATCCTGGCCTCGGCCGAAGCGGTCAAAAAACACGGTCTGACCGCTCGCGCCAAAGTGTTGGGCATGGCAAGCGCCGGCGTTGCACCGCGGGTAATGGGCATCGGCCCGGTCCCGGCGGTGCGCAAACTGACCGAACGCCTGGGTCTGGCCGTCAGCGATTTTGACGTGATCGAACTCAACGAAGCCTTCGCCAGCCAGGGCTTGGCCGTGCTGCGTGAACTGGGGCTGGCGGACGACGCGGCTCAGGTCAACCCGAACGGAGGTGCCATTGCCTTGGGCCATCCGTTGGGCATGAGCGGTGCGCGTCTGGTGCTGACGGCGCTGCATCAGCTTGAAAAGTCTGGCGGCAAGAAAGGTCTGGCGACCATGTGTGTCGGCGTCGGCCAGGGTCTGGCCTTGGCAATCGAACGCGTCTGA
- the pcaH gene encoding protocatechuate 3,4-dioxygenase subunit beta — protein MTDKPGYRRPQEGTQPDYLHPTYQSTNRRSPSKPLVFLPHSLSEITGPTVGAERVSETDNDLTAQHTGEPLGERIIIHGRVLDENGLPVPGILVEIWQANAAGRYNHARDLHDAPLDPNFTGTGRTVTDADGWYQFQTIKPGAYPWGNHHNAWRPAHIHFSLFGPSILTRLVTQMYFPGDPLLAYDPIYNCVPDTSAKERLIASFDLEKTIPSYALGYRWDIVLRGRDATPMEK, from the coding sequence ATGACTGACAAGCCTGGTTATCGTCGCCCGCAGGAAGGCACCCAGCCGGACTACCTGCACCCGACTTACCAATCCACCAACCGTCGCTCGCCGTCCAAACCGTTGGTGTTTCTGCCCCATTCGTTGTCGGAAATTACCGGCCCGACGGTCGGCGCCGAGCGCGTCAGCGAGACGGACAACGACCTGACCGCCCAGCACACGGGCGAGCCATTGGGCGAACGCATCATCATTCACGGCCGCGTGCTGGATGAAAACGGTCTGCCGGTGCCGGGGATTCTGGTGGAGATCTGGCAGGCCAACGCCGCTGGCCGCTACAACCATGCCCGCGACCTGCATGACGCGCCGCTGGACCCGAACTTCACCGGCACCGGCCGCACTGTGACCGACGCCGATGGCTGGTATCAATTCCAGACCATCAAGCCCGGCGCCTACCCGTGGGGCAACCACCACAACGCCTGGCGCCCGGCGCACATTCATTTCTCGCTGTTCGGGCCGAGCATTCTGACGCGCCTGGTCACCCAGATGTATTTCCCGGGCGATCCGCTGCTGGCGTACGACCCGATCTACAACTGCGTACCCGATACCAGCGCCAAGGAACGCCTGATCGCCAGTTTCGACCTGGAAAAAACCATTCCTTCCTACGCCCTCGGTTATCGCTGGGACATCGTCTTGCGCGGCCGCGATGCCACGCCGATGGAGAAATAA
- the pcaG gene encoding protocatechuate 3,4-dioxygenase subunit alpha gives MTLTATTSHTVGPYYHIGLTWLNRENLTVEQTLGERVAITGQVVDGNGDVVNDAMLEVWQANAAGKYDHPEDDQDKPLDPNFEGFGRIPVDAEGRFRFTTIKPGTVEGLKGSTQAPHLVVLVFARGLVKHLLTRIYFEGEPANVSDPLLECVPAERRSTLLAKQDASGVYQWNVILQGTDAETVFFDY, from the coding sequence ATGACGCTGACTGCGACCACGTCCCACACCGTCGGGCCGTACTACCACATCGGCCTGACCTGGCTGAACCGCGAAAACCTGACCGTCGAACAAACCCTGGGCGAGCGCGTGGCGATCACCGGGCAAGTCGTCGATGGCAACGGCGACGTCGTCAACGACGCGATGCTGGAAGTTTGGCAGGCCAACGCCGCGGGCAAGTACGACCACCCCGAGGACGATCAGGACAAACCACTGGACCCGAACTTCGAAGGGTTTGGCCGGATACCGGTAGATGCCGAAGGGCGCTTCCGGTTCACCACGATCAAGCCGGGCACGGTGGAAGGGCTGAAAGGCTCGACCCAGGCGCCGCACCTGGTGGTGCTGGTGTTTGCTCGCGGGTTGGTGAAGCATTTGCTGACGCGGATTTACTTTGAGGGCGAGCCGGCGAATGTCTCTGACCCCCTGCTGGAGTGCGTGCCGGCTGAGCGTCGCAGTACCTTGCTGGCGAAGCAGGATGCGAGCGGTGTTTATCAGTGGAATGTGATCCTGCAGGGCACCGATGCCGAGACGGTGTTCTTTGACTATTGA
- a CDS encoding MFS family transporter, with the protein MTTPTAIPAHYTGEERSKRIFAIVGASSGNLVEWFDFYVYAFCAIYFAPAFFPSDNPTVQLVNTAGVFAAGFLMRPIGGWIFGRVADKHGRKNSMLISILMMCFGSLLIACLPTYKDIGVWAPIMLLFARLLQGLSVGGEYGTTATYMSEVALKGQRGFFASFQYVTLIGGQLLAVSLVVVLQQFLTEDDLRAYGWRIPFVVGAVAALISLFLRRSLKETTSKEMRENKDAGSIRALFRDHKAAFITVLGYTAGGSLIFYTFTTYMQKYLVNTAGMHAKTASYIMTGALFLYMCMQPLFGMLADKIGRRNSMLWFGALGTLFTVPILLSLKSVSSPFLAFVLITVALAIVSFYTSISGLVKAEMFPPEVRALGVGLAYAVANAIFGGSAEYVALSLKAVGMENSFYWYVTVMMAVAFLFSLRLPKQAKYLHHDL; encoded by the coding sequence ATGACTACCCCAACCGCTATTCCAGCGCATTACACCGGCGAAGAGCGCAGCAAGCGCATCTTCGCGATTGTCGGCGCCTCGTCCGGCAACCTCGTCGAATGGTTCGACTTCTACGTCTACGCCTTTTGCGCGATCTACTTCGCGCCTGCATTTTTCCCGTCCGATAACCCGACCGTGCAACTGGTGAATACCGCGGGCGTGTTCGCCGCCGGGTTCCTGATGCGACCGATCGGCGGCTGGATTTTCGGCCGTGTCGCAGACAAGCACGGGCGCAAGAATTCGATGCTGATTTCGATTCTGATGATGTGCTTCGGCTCGTTGCTCATCGCCTGCCTGCCGACCTACAAGGACATCGGCGTCTGGGCCCCGATCATGCTGCTGTTCGCCCGTTTGCTCCAGGGCTTGTCGGTGGGCGGCGAATACGGCACCACCGCGACCTACATGAGCGAAGTTGCGCTCAAGGGCCAGCGCGGTTTCTTTGCCTCGTTCCAGTACGTGACGCTGATTGGCGGGCAACTGCTGGCGGTGTCGCTGGTGGTGGTCCTGCAACAGTTCCTCACCGAAGATGACCTGCGTGCCTACGGCTGGCGGATTCCGTTCGTGGTCGGTGCCGTCGCGGCCTTGATCTCGCTGTTCCTGCGCCGTTCGCTCAAGGAAACCACCAGCAAGGAAATGCGCGAGAACAAGGACGCCGGCAGCATCCGCGCCCTGTTTCGCGACCATAAAGCCGCGTTCATCACCGTGCTCGGTTACACCGCCGGTGGCTCGCTGATTTTCTACACCTTCACCACGTACATGCAGAAATACCTGGTGAACACCGCCGGCATGCACGCCAAGACCGCCAGTTACATCATGACCGGCGCGCTGTTCCTTTATATGTGCATGCAACCGCTGTTCGGCATGCTCGCCGACAAGATCGGCCGACGTAATTCGATGCTGTGGTTCGGTGCCTTGGGTACGTTGTTCACCGTGCCGATTCTGTTGAGCCTGAAAAGCGTCAGCAGTCCGTTCCTGGCGTTTGTGCTAATCACTGTGGCGCTGGCGATCGTCAGTTTCTACACCTCGATCAGCGGCCTGGTGAAAGCCGAAATGTTCCCGCCGGAAGTGCGCGCATTGGGCGTTGGCCTGGCGTACGCGGTGGCGAACGCGATCTTCGGCGGCTCGGCAGAATACGTGGCGCTGAGCCTCAAGGCCGTGGGCATGGAAAACTCCTTCTACTGGTACGTCACGGTGATGATGGCGGTGGCGTTCCTGTTCAGCCTGCGTCTGCCGAAACAGGCGAAATACCTGCATCACGACCTTTGA
- a CDS encoding 3-carboxy-cis,cis-muconate cycloisomerase: MNQRPGNQLFDAYFTARDMRDVFCDQGRVQAMLDFEAALARAEAKVGLIPQTAVASIEAACRAKHFDFAALGEAIASAGNSAIPLVKALGKQIAATDAEAERYVHLGATSQDVMDTGLVLQLRRALELIESDLAQLGETLATQALRFVATPLAGRTWLQHATPVTLGMKIAGWLGAVTRSRQRLQELKPRLLVLQFGGASGTLAALGSQAMPIAEALAGELQLSLPDQPWHTQRDRLVEFASVLGLIAGSLGKLGRDISLLMQTEAGEVFEPSAPGKGGSSTMPHKRNPVGAAVLIGAATRVPGLLSTLFSAMPQEHERSLGLWHAEWETLPEICCLVSGSLKQALLVADGLEVDAERMARNLDLTQGLVLAEAVSIVLAQRVGRDTAHHLLENCCKRAVVEQRHLRAVLGDEPQVTAELSAAELDDLLDPAHYLGQSRTWVERAVAEHSALTA, translated from the coding sequence ATGAACCAGCGACCGGGCAATCAATTGTTCGATGCCTATTTCACTGCCCGCGATATGCGCGACGTGTTTTGCGATCAGGGCCGGGTTCAGGCCATGCTCGATTTCGAAGCGGCGCTGGCCCGGGCCGAGGCGAAGGTTGGCTTGATTCCGCAGACCGCTGTGGCGTCTATCGAAGCAGCCTGCCGGGCCAAGCATTTTGATTTCGCGGCCCTTGGCGAGGCGATTGCCTCGGCCGGCAATTCGGCGATTCCGCTGGTGAAAGCCTTGGGCAAACAGATCGCGGCCACCGATGCTGAAGCCGAGCGCTATGTGCACCTGGGCGCCACCAGCCAGGACGTGATGGACACAGGCCTGGTGCTGCAACTGCGCCGGGCGCTGGAACTGATCGAAAGCGATCTGGCGCAACTGGGCGAAACGTTGGCGACCCAAGCGTTACGCTTCGTCGCCACGCCGCTGGCCGGACGCACCTGGTTGCAACACGCGACACCGGTCACCCTGGGCATGAAGATCGCCGGTTGGCTGGGGGCGGTCACGCGCAGCCGTCAACGCCTGCAAGAACTCAAACCGCGTCTGCTGGTGCTGCAATTCGGCGGCGCCTCCGGCACCCTCGCGGCCCTCGGCTCACAGGCAATGCCGATCGCCGAAGCGCTGGCCGGGGAACTGCAACTGAGCTTGCCCGACCAGCCCTGGCACACCCAACGTGATCGTCTGGTGGAGTTCGCTTCGGTGCTGGGCTTGATCGCCGGCAGCCTCGGCAAGCTTGGTCGTGACATCAGTCTGTTGATGCAGACCGAAGCGGGCGAAGTGTTCGAACCGTCGGCGCCGGGCAAGGGTGGCTCTTCGACCATGCCGCACAAACGCAACCCGGTGGGCGCTGCGGTGCTGATCGGCGCGGCTACGCGCGTGCCCGGTTTGCTCTCGACCCTGTTCAGCGCGATGCCGCAAGAACACGAGCGCAGTCTGGGCCTGTGGCACGCCGAATGGGAAACCCTGCCGGAGATTTGTTGCCTGGTGTCCGGCAGCCTCAAGCAAGCGCTGCTGGTGGCGGACGGATTGGAAGTGGATGCCGAGCGCATGGCCCGCAACCTCGACCTGACCCAAGGCCTGGTGCTGGCCGAAGCGGTGAGCATCGTTCTCGCCCAACGGGTCGGCCGCGACACCGCGCATCATCTGTTGGAGAACTGCTGCAAACGCGCCGTGGTCGAGCAACGGCATTTGCGCGCGGTCCTCGGTGACGAGCCGCAAGTGACTGCCGAACTCTCGGCTGCTGAACTCGATGATCTGCTGGACCCCGCCCATTATCTCGGTCAATCCCGTACGTGGGTCGAGCGAGCGGTGGCTGAACATTCTGCGTTGACTGCCTGA
- the pcaD gene encoding 3-oxoadipate enol-lactonase, whose translation MAFVQLAEGELNYQLDGPDDAPVLVLSNSLGTDLHMWDAQMAAFTEHFRVLRFDTRGHGKSLVTPGPYTIEQLGRDVLAMLDALHIDKAHFCGLSMGGLIGQWLGIHAGDRLNKLVVCNTAAKIGDPSIWNPRIETVLRDGAAAMVALRDASIARWFTADFAEANPAAAKKITDMLAATSPEGYAANCAAVRDADFRDRLSSIKVPLLVIAGTEDAVTPPSGGHFIQAHVPGAEYAEFYAAHLSNVQAGAEFSARVLAFLLAE comes from the coding sequence GTGGCTTTCGTACAACTCGCCGAGGGCGAATTGAATTACCAACTCGATGGACCGGACGATGCGCCAGTGTTGGTGCTGTCCAACTCGCTGGGCACCGACCTGCACATGTGGGACGCGCAGATGGCGGCGTTCACCGAGCATTTCCGCGTGCTGCGTTTCGACACTCGCGGGCACGGCAAATCGCTGGTCACGCCGGGGCCGTACACCATCGAGCAACTGGGCCGTGACGTGCTCGCGATGCTGGATGCGCTGCACATCGATAAAGCGCATTTCTGCGGCCTGTCGATGGGTGGCTTGATCGGCCAGTGGCTGGGCATCCATGCCGGTGATCGATTGAACAAACTGGTGGTGTGCAACACCGCGGCGAAAATCGGCGATCCGTCGATCTGGAATCCACGCATCGAAACCGTGCTGCGTGACGGCGCGGCGGCCATGGTCGCGCTGCGCGATGCCTCGATCGCGCGCTGGTTCACCGCGGATTTTGCCGAAGCCAATCCTGCTGCGGCGAAGAAGATTACCGACATGCTCGCGGCGACTTCGCCAGAAGGTTATGCCGCCAATTGCGCCGCCGTGCGCGATGCCGATTTCCGTGATCGGCTGTCTTCGATCAAGGTGCCGTTGCTGGTGATCGCCGGCACCGAAGACGCGGTCACGCCGCCGTCCGGTGGGCACTTCATCCAGGCACACGTGCCGGGCGCCGAGTACGCCGAGTTCTACGCCGCGCACCTGTCCAACGTTCAGGCCGGTGCTGAGTTCAGCGCGCGGGTGCTGGCGTTTCTGTTGGCTGAATAA
- the pcaC gene encoding 4-carboxymuconolactone decarboxylase → MDEKQRYDEGLNVRRAVLGDAHVDRSLNALTEFNSEFQEMITRHAWGDIWTRPGLPRHTRSLITLAMLIGMNRNEELKLHLRAAANNGVTRGEIKEVIMQSAIYCGIPAANATFHLAESVWDELGTESRE, encoded by the coding sequence GTGGACGAGAAACAACGTTACGACGAGGGCCTGAACGTCCGCCGCGCAGTGCTCGGCGACGCCCACGTCGACCGCAGCCTGAACGCGCTGACCGAGTTCAACTCGGAGTTTCAGGAAATGATCACCCGTCACGCGTGGGGCGACATCTGGACCCGTCCGGGCCTGCCGCGCCATACCCGCAGCCTGATCACCCTCGCCATGCTGATCGGCATGAACCGCAATGAAGAACTCAAGTTGCACCTGCGTGCCGCTGCCAACAACGGCGTGACTCGCGGCGAGATCAAGGAAGTGATCATGCAGAGCGCGATCTACTGCGGTATCCCGGCGGCGAATGCGACGTTCCATCTGGCGGAGTCGGTTTGGGATGAGTTGGGAACTGAGTCGCGGGAGTGA
- a CDS encoding methyltransferase domain-containing protein, producing the protein MSVKLETPGKACDDWDAKTYQQFSRLRQRPVIELLERVALHKPARICDLGCGTGIATQLLAKRWPRAKLLGLDSSKEMLDQARQLPIKALWKQCDLQNWQPEQPFDLLFAAAVLHFIDDHEKLLPWLLRHLNPSGCLAAHMPDWRDALWYQLMLDTLNDGGARGTPLGTPQLRETLARRPLLSLADYYHLLAPLTCSLDIWETEQLQVVDGKSPVYDWIKVSALRTVMQGLKDDELARFIYHFIMRVHAHYPQEEDGHTLFPFKRIFIVAKV; encoded by the coding sequence ATGAGCGTCAAACTTGAAACGCCAGGGAAGGCCTGCGACGACTGGGACGCCAAGACGTACCAGCAGTTTTCCCGCCTCAGGCAACGGCCGGTCATCGAATTGCTCGAGCGTGTCGCCCTCCATAAGCCTGCGCGCATCTGCGACCTGGGATGCGGCACCGGCATTGCGACACAGTTGCTGGCCAAACGTTGGCCTCGCGCAAAGTTGCTCGGCCTCGACAGCTCAAAAGAGATGCTGGACCAGGCCCGCCAACTACCGATCAAAGCGCTATGGAAACAGTGTGACCTACAGAACTGGCAACCCGAGCAGCCCTTCGATCTGTTGTTCGCCGCCGCCGTGTTGCACTTCATCGACGATCACGAAAAATTGCTGCCATGGCTGCTCAGGCACCTGAACCCCAGCGGCTGCCTGGCGGCGCACATGCCCGACTGGCGGGATGCGTTGTGGTATCAGTTGATGCTCGACACGCTCAATGATGGTGGCGCCAGAGGCACACCGCTGGGCACCCCGCAGTTGCGTGAGACCTTGGCCAGACGTCCTCTGTTGTCACTTGCCGATTATTACCATCTGCTCGCGCCCCTGACCTGCTCGCTGGATATCTGGGAGACCGAGCAGCTGCAAGTCGTTGACGGCAAGTCGCCGGTGTATGACTGGATCAAGGTGTCGGCTTTGAGGACGGTGATGCAAGGGTTGAAGGATGATGAACTGGCGCGGTTCATCTATCACTTCATCATGCGGGTCCACGCGCACTACCCGCAGGAGGAGGATGGGCACACGCTGTTTCCGTTCAAGCGAATCTTCATCGTTGCGAAGGTTTGA
- a CDS encoding DUF1641 domain-containing protein: MTNLSDETLTIGTADSSAGLNALMTKLQPLIDSGRLDNIVDVLSLVSDMVDLLDAAMVEKLALQFENATAATWTISNAVRRAHAEVAAAKPPSVMALVRLLNDPDTRKGVAVVLKSLNVIGRQL; the protein is encoded by the coding sequence ATGACAAACCTGTCAGATGAAACCCTCACCATCGGCACGGCCGACAGCTCGGCGGGGCTCAATGCGTTGATGACGAAACTGCAGCCGCTGATCGACAGCGGGCGACTGGACAACATTGTCGACGTGCTGTCGCTGGTCTCGGACATGGTCGACCTGCTGGACGCCGCCATGGTGGAAAAACTGGCGCTGCAGTTCGAAAACGCCACCGCGGCCACCTGGACAATCAGCAACGCCGTGCGCCGGGCCCACGCCGAAGTCGCCGCCGCGAAACCACCGAGCGTCATGGCCTTGGTCAGACTGCTGAACGACCCGGACACGCGCAAAGGCGTGGCCGTTGTCCTGAAATCACTGAACGTCATCGGAAGACAACTGTAA